The following are from one region of the Streptomyces tuirus genome:
- a CDS encoding ABC transporter ATP-binding protein gives MAELGKTDEPQDATPNVSEVEVVDASSETEAVAAIEAPVQRGEPILQVRNLVKHFPLTQGILFKKQVGAVKAVDGISFDLYQGETLGIVGESGCGKSTVAKLLMLLEKPTAGEIFYKGQDITKLSGRALKAVRRNIQMVFQDPYTSLNPRMTVGDIIGETFEIHPEVAPKGDRRRKVQELLDVVGLNPEYINRYPHQFSGGQRQRIGIARGLALNPEIIICDEPVSALDVSVQAQVINLMEKLQNEFNLSYLFIAHDLSIVRHISDRVGVMYLGKMAEIGTDEQIYDHPTHPYTQALLSAVPVPDPEAREGRERIILTGDVPSPANPPSGCRFRTRCWKAEDRCAEEVPLLAVPARFEGVDTPAAHESACHFAEEKDVVHAV, from the coding sequence ATGGCTGAGCTCGGCAAGACCGACGAGCCCCAGGACGCCACGCCGAACGTCTCCGAGGTCGAGGTCGTCGACGCCTCCTCCGAGACGGAGGCGGTCGCCGCTATCGAGGCGCCGGTGCAGCGGGGCGAGCCGATCCTGCAGGTGCGCAACCTGGTGAAGCACTTCCCGCTCACCCAGGGCATCCTGTTCAAGAAGCAGGTCGGCGCGGTCAAGGCGGTCGACGGCATCTCCTTCGACCTCTACCAGGGCGAGACGCTCGGCATCGTGGGCGAGTCCGGCTGTGGCAAGTCCACGGTCGCCAAGCTGCTGATGCTGCTGGAGAAGCCGACCGCGGGCGAGATCTTCTACAAGGGCCAGGACATCACCAAGCTGTCCGGGCGTGCGCTGAAGGCGGTCCGCCGGAACATCCAGATGGTGTTCCAGGACCCGTACACCTCGCTCAACCCCCGTATGACGGTGGGCGACATCATCGGGGAGACCTTCGAGATCCACCCCGAGGTGGCACCGAAGGGCGACCGCCGCCGCAAGGTCCAGGAGCTCCTGGACGTCGTCGGCCTCAACCCCGAGTACATCAACCGCTATCCGCACCAGTTCTCGGGCGGTCAGCGCCAGCGCATCGGCATCGCCCGCGGCCTGGCCCTGAACCCCGAGATCATCATCTGCGACGAGCCGGTCTCCGCGCTGGACGTGTCCGTCCAGGCGCAGGTCATCAACCTGATGGAGAAGCTGCAGAACGAGTTCAACCTCTCGTATCTCTTCATCGCGCACGACCTGTCGATCGTCCGGCACATCTCGGACCGCGTGGGTGTGATGTACCTCGGCAAGATGGCCGAGATCGGGACGGACGAGCAGATCTACGACCACCCGACGCATCCGTACACCCAGGCGCTGCTCTCCGCGGTCCCGGTGCCGGATCCGGAGGCCCGTGAAGGCCGCGAGCGGATCATCCTGACCGGCGACGTCCCGTCCCCGGCCAACCCGCCCTCCGGCTGCCGCTTCCGTACCCGCTGCTGGAAGGCGGAGGACAGGTGCGCGGAGGAGGTGCCCCTGCTGGCGGTACCTGCGCGTTTCGAGGGCGTGGACACGCCGGCGGCGCACGAGTCGGCGTGCCACTTCGCCGAGGAGAAGGACGTCGTCCACGCGGTGTGA